CTTGGGAAGAAATTGAGAAAAAGGAAAAATCTTCTTCCGTAGTCCCAATGCCTTCTGCTGGTTCTCCAAGAACCGGGCTCTCTCTCCAAGGTTAAAATTAAGATGGCGGGTAGGGTTATTAAAAATCTAAACTCTAAAGAAGAAAAACTTTCTTCACTCTATGAGGAGAAAATTTCCTTTTTAGATAAACTGATCGACCTCCAAAAACGCCAATTACAAATTCTTGGTTTTGGAGACGGAGAAGGCACTGCCAAACTGGAACTCCAAAATTCAGACCTAGTCGAAAAGATGAAACGACTAGACCGCAAGATCGAACAATTAGAAGAATCTTCTCCTCAAACCTTAGAAATTATTCGACTCTCCGATACAATCTTCCAAAAATTGGAGGAGTCCAGGGATTTGAATTCCCAAGTAGGGGAAAAGATGGAGATCATTCTGCAGGAATATCGCAAAGAGTTGAATATGGTTCAGTCCAAGATCCAACTCAAAAAATTCTTAGCTCATAGGAAGTTAGGTTGGAAGACGGGGACCTGCTGAGCCGTGCCCTGGACTTTTACGGACTCCCTAAAAAATTCGACGCAAATCTAGTCCGGAGCAGATTCCGGGAACTCTCCCGTAAGTATCATCCAGATTCTGGAGAATATGAATCGGACCTTCTATTTAAGGAATTGGTCCAATTAAGGGATGTTCTACTTTCTTCTCTCCAAAACGATTCTTTTACAATTTTAGAAAATTCTAAAGAAGATCCAGAAGGATTTCTGTTTTATAAACTAGCTAAGCAGAAAGCAGCCCAGGCTATCGAAAAATATTTTCAGTTCACCGACGGAAATCCAGTATACTTAAAGAAAGAAGACAATCCAGCTCTTCTACGTTTAAGACAAGAATTGGAAACTGCCAAAAACGAACTCGAAGAGTTTTTGGAAAAATTTCCAAAAAGTATCTGGAAAGAAGATACTGAAACTACTCTTAAAAAAATAAGCGTCTGGTTTAAAGATTAAGGAACTTGTAATGTATTCGAAGGCATTGAGAACACATAAATATCTTTTGTTCCACTATTCAAATCCAGAGATATCACAGA
The genomic region above belongs to Leptospira saintgironsiae and contains:
- a CDS encoding molecular chaperone DnaJ; the protein is MEDGDLLSRALDFYGLPKKFDANLVRSRFRELSRKYHPDSGEYESDLLFKELVQLRDVLLSSLQNDSFTILENSKEDPEGFLFYKLAKQKAAQAIEKYFQFTDGNPVYLKKEDNPALLRLRQELETAKNELEEFLEKFPKSIWKEDTETTLKKISVWFKD